The following proteins are encoded in a genomic region of Xenopus laevis strain J_2021 chromosome 3L, Xenopus_laevis_v10.1, whole genome shotgun sequence:
- the LOC108711787 gene encoding dnaJ homolog subfamily C member 18 — MDRHRAEKLIQIARECLLFGKSREALNYLTQAQSIYPTRTAARLISGIRETWFKTQNGHSEPRYPHFEQRDYWDNRHYGFGTSDEPTWEEEEEEAEAEEEERLNSRMEEEDDYYSLLGVSKDANEETLRKAYLKLALKYHPDKNSSPGATEAFKAIGKAFSVLGDPAQRKNYDDAQARARVVSQPDLTTEDLFDLFFKGHFPGYTCSQQYQQPRSTNRRQGDRGQRWEEEEGGRQQWRHGEDTRQDHGRERKWSEERQGGGHTPKWWEREKKPESGKGRWSKNAKQDGKQSKVNEERKNDGGKGRPKWRDAKEQDNRRSRWREELARQEARWTRRQEEDNSNGARQKNAYSAFIQVLPVLLLVVISVVAQLTATTPAYSLHPRPSSGLTVSRETQTLAIIYFVRQDFGSRYQGKALEELERTVEKDYVEHAQAECWKEKQQKSDLTNLARLYRDERLREKAESLKLENCQKLLNLMKQRKPG, encoded by the exons ATGGACCGACACCGGGCAGAAAAGCTCATCCAGATTGCACGAGAGTGTCTCCTGTTTGGGAAGAGTAGAGAAGCTCTTAACTATCTCACCCAGGCTCAGAGCATCTACCCCACCCGAACCGCTGCCCGGCTGATCAGTGGCATCCGTGAGACTTGGTTTAAGACCCAAAACGGCCATTCTGAACCAAGATACCCCCATTTTGAACAAAGGGATTACTGGGACAACCGTCACTATGGCTTTGGCACCAGTGATGAGCCAACatgggaggaggaagaagaagaagcagaagcagaggaagaagaaaggCTGAATTCTAGAATGGAGGAGGAAGATGATTACTACTCTCTACTAGGTGTCAGCAAGGATGCCAATGAGGAGACCCTGAGGAAGGCTTACCTCAAACTGGCCCTGAAGTACCACCCTGACAAAAACAGCTCCCCGGGGGCCACTGAGGCCTTCAAG GCCATTGGGAAAGCCTTTTCTGTCCTGGGTGACCCAGCGCAGAGGAAAAATTACGATGATGCCCAAGCCAGGGCTCGAGTAGTTTCACAGCCAGACCTCACCACAGAGGATCTCTTTGATCTGTTCTTCAAGGGCCATTTCCCAGGGTACACCTGCAGCCAGCAATATCAGCAGCCGAGGTCTACAAACAGACGGCAAGGAGACAGAGGACAGAGgtgggaggaagaggaaggtgGCCGACAGCAATGGCGGCATGGAGAGGACACGAGACAAGATCATGGGAGAGAAAGGAAATGGAGCGAGGAGAGGCAAGGTGGAGGACATACGCCAAAatggtgggaaagggaaaagaaGCCTGAAAGTGGAAAGGGAAGATGGAGCAAAAATGCTAAACAAGATGGGAAGCAATCTAAAGTAAATGAGGAAAGGAAAAATGACGGAGGAAAGGGAAGACCGAAGTGGCGGGATGCAAAAGAACAAGACAACAGAAGGTCAAGGTGGCGGGAAGAATTAGCACGACAGGAAGCAAGATGGACTAGGAGGCAGGAAGAAGACAACTCCAATGGCGCAAGACAAAAGAATGCATATTCTGCATTCATCCAAGTCCTGCCAGTTCTTCTCTTGGTGGTGATCTCTGTTGTGGCTCAGCTGACTGCTACCACCCCAGCCTACAGCTTGCACCCCAGGCCTTCCTCAGGCCTGACTGTCTCACGAGAGACACAGACCCTGGCTATCATCTACTTTGTCCGGCAGGATTTTGGAAGTCGTTACCAAGGCAAAGCCCTCGAGGAGCTTGAAAGGACAGTGGAAAAAGATTACGTGGAGCACGCGCAGGCCGAATGCTGGAAGGAGAAGCAGCAGAAGTCAGACTTGACCAATCTGGCCAGACTCTACAGAGATGAGAGACTAAGAGAGAAGGCTGAAAGCCTCAAGCTGGAGAACTGCCAGAAGCTATTAAATCTCATGAAACAGAGAAAACCAGGTTGA
- the psmb6.L gene encoding proteasome subunit beta 6 L homeolog translates to MAAMKLLQAAAAGPQSSAPPGDTDWMGREVSTGTTIMAVEFDGGVVIGADSRTTTGAYIANRVTDKLTPVHDRIFCCRSGSAADTQAIADAVTYQLGFHSIELDGPPLVHTAANLFKEMCYRYREDLMAGIIVAGWDKRKGGQVYTVPMGGMLVHQQFSIGGSGSSYIYGFVDSTYRPGMTKEECLKFTANALALAMERDGSSGGVIRLAAITEEGVERQVILGNQLPRFPSS, encoded by the exons ATGGCTGCAATGAAATTGCTACAAGCGGCGGCTGCCGGTCCCCAAAGCTCAGCTCCTCCCGGAGACACTGACTGGATGGGGCGGGAAGTCAGCACCGGG ACGACTATTATGGCGGTGGAGTTTGATGGCGGCGTTGTCATTGGCGCTGACTCCAGGACTACAACTGG GGCATATATTGCTAATCGAGTGACAGACAAACTGACTCCAGTACATGATCGAATCTTCTGCTGTCGCTCTGGTTCTGCCGCTGACACTCAGGCCATCGCTGATGCCGTCACCTACCAACTGGGCTTCCACAG CATCGAACTGGACGGACCCCCCCTGGTCCACACGGCGGCCAACCTCTTCAAGGAGATGTGTTACCGCTACCGGGAGGATCTGATGGCCGGGATCATAGTGGCCGGCTGGGACAAGAGGAAGGGTGGGCAG GTCTATACGGTGCCCATGGGGGGGATGTTGGTGCACCAGCAGTTCTCCATCGGAGGCTCCGGCAGTTCCTATATTTATGGATTTGTAGATTCCACGTACCGCCCGGGAATGACTAAAGAGGAGTGTCTGAAATTCACAGCCAATG CGCTCGCTCTCGCCATGGAAAGAGACGGCTCCAGCGGGGGAGTTATCCGACTTGCCGCCATCACAGAGGAAGGAGTCGAGCGACAGGTGATCCTTGGCAACCAGTTGCCCCGTTTCCCCTCATCCTGA